The following DNA comes from Pseudomonadota bacterium.
CTGCCGACCGTGGCGAGGGCCATCGGTGTGCCGGTGGAGGTGGCGATGCTCAAGGGCCGCAGCAATTACCTCTGTCGTCATCGCTTGCCGCAGGCCGTGGACCGGGGCGCGGAGGGGGCGGCCCTGGCGAGAATTCGGGAGTGGGGTTGGCGCACCCGTACGGGCGATATCGCCGAGGTGGAGGACGTCCCCGAGGAGTCGCCGATCTGGGCTCAGGTGACCTCGACTGCTGACAACTGTCTCGGCAGCCGCTGCGGCAAGTTCTCGGACTGTCACGTCGCCCAGGCGCGACGTCGAGCGGGCGGAGCAGGGGTGGTCATCGTCAACCATCACCTGTTGCTCGCGGACCTTGCCTTGCGCGACGGCGGGTTCGGCGAATTGCTGCCGGACATCGATGTGGTGGTGGTGGATGAGGCGCACCAGCTGCCGCAGATCGCTGCCCAGCAGTTCGGTCGCAGCTTCGGTTCGGCCCAACTCGTGGCGTGGGTGGGGGACTTCACCGACGAGGTGACGCGCACCGCAAACGCGACGCCGCGCCTCGCGAGCCTGCGCAAGGACTTGGAGAATCGCGCGGCCGGTGTGCGCAGCGCCCTGGGCCAGGAGACCCGTCGCCTCGCCTGGGATGATCTCGGTGAGCGCGCCACCGCGCCTCTGAATCAAGCCTTGGACGAGATGGCCGAGCACCTGACAACGCTGGCGCTGGCGCTGGAGGAATTGGCGGACGACGAGCCCTCGAGCGATCACCTCGCCCGCCGCGCCCGCCAGCTCGGCAGTTTCCTGCAGGACTTCCTGGCCGCCGGCGACGCCAGCGCCCAAGCGGTAACAGACCCGGCGGATGCGCTGCTGCGATGGGTGGATGTGCACCGCCACCACTTTTCCCTGCACCTGACGCCGGTGGAGGCCGCAACGGCCCTCGGTGCATCGCTGCAGGCCCGGCGCTGCGCCTGGGTGATGACCTCGGCCACGCTGGCGGTGGAAAAGGACTTTCGCCACTACCTGGAACGCATCGGCCTCGATGCGCAGACGAAGACACTGCAGCTGACGAGCCCCTTCGACTACCAGCGAAACTGCCAGGTCTACCTGCCGGACGGCTTGCCGGACCCGAGTTCGACGGGGTACGTGCAACAGGCCTGCGCCGCTGCCCTGCCACTGCTCGCCGCCAACCCCGGCGGCAGCTTCGCTCTGTTCACCAGCCACCGGGCCTTGGAGGCTGCCCGGCGTTGGCTGGACGGTCGCCTCGACCGGCTCCTGCTGGTACAGGGCGATGCGCCGCGCTCGATCCTCCTGGAGCGCTTCCGTGCCGACGGACGAGCTGTGTTGCTGGGCACGAACAGCTTCTGGGAGGGCGTGGATGTGCGGGGGCCGGCGCTGTCCCTGGTGGTGATCGACAAGCTGCCCTTCGCGTCGCCGGGTGAACCATTGTTGAAGGCGCGCCTGGATTGGCTGAAGGAGCAGGGTCGCTCGGGATTTCGTGACCATCTGTTGCCGAACGCCGTTATTGCCCTCAAGCAGGGCGTGGGACGGCTGATCCGTGATCACGAGGACCGCGGCGTATTGATGCTCTGCGATCCGCGCCTGCGCACGCGCGGTTATGGCAAGCGGTTCTTGCGCAGTCTGCCCACGATGACCACCACGTCCGAGGCGCAGGAGGCGATGGCGTTCCTGTGCGGTGTGGCGTCGACGTCCGTCGAGTCGCTACCGGAGGCATCGTCGTGAGGTTGCTGGCCATCGACACGGCGACTGACGCGTGCACCGTGGCCCTGGCGGTGGGCGATCAGGTGCGATGTGAGCAAACCCATGAGCCCCGCGTCCATGCACAGCAGCTGCTCGCCATGGTCGACCGACTCCTGCGCGAGGCGCAGCAGCCCCTGGGGGGACTCGACGGGATCGTGATCGGCGTCGGCCCTGGCAGCTTCACCGGCGTGAGAATCGGTTGCAGCGTCGCCCAGGGGTTGGCCCTCGCCGGCGACCTGGCGGTGCTGCCCGTCTCGAGCCTGGCCACGGTCGCCGCGCAGTTCGTTCCCCATCGGTTCGCCCAGGACAGCGCCCCGCGCGCGGTCGCGCGGGTGATCGTGGCCCAGGACGCGCGCATGGGCGAGGTCTACTGGGGGGCCTACGACGCCGACGAGGCGCATGTAGTGAAGACCCGCGTGAGCGACCGTGCGGACCCGCCCGAGGCCATGCTCGAGCAGGCGAAGGCGCTGAGCGCGGAGGGAAAACCCTTGCTGCTGGCGGGGACGGGCGCGCAGGCCCACCCGCGCCTGCGGGAGTTGCTGCGAGCGCACGATAATGGCCTGTCCGCGCTGCCCAGCGCCCGCGACGCCCTGGCCCTGGGCGCGCGCGATCTACTGCACGGCCCCGGCGGAGTGCCCCCGGAGCAGGCGCTACCGGTATACTTCCGCCCGCCGGTGTAGTGGGCGCGCACGGGGCGCGCTGCCGCCGGGCCACTTTCACCGTAGGCAACGCGCCGGACCCTGAGGAGGGACTCGCCAGTGGGTGACCAGCACATTCTGATCGTCGAAGACGAGCAGGCTATCCGAGAGATGACGGCGTTCGGCTTGCGCCGGGCGGGCTTCGACGTGGCCCAAGCGGAAGACTGCCGCGGCGCCAGGTCGATGATCGCGGACAAGCAACCGGACCTGATCCTGCTGGACTGGATGTTGCCCGAGATGAGTGGACTTAAGTTCGTTCGTAGTCTCAAGAAGGACTCGAAGACCAGCGATATCCCCGTGATCATGCTGACGGCTCGTAGCCAAGAAGAAGATAAGGTTAAAGGGCTCGATAGCGGGGCTGATGATTACATCACCAAGCCGTTCTCGGCCCGGGAGCTCAATGCGCGTGTGCGGGCGCTTCTGCGTCGGGCGGCACCCGCCGGTGATGCCGAGGTGCTCAAGGCCGAGTCCCTGGAGTTGGATCTCCCCGGTCACCGCGTCACGGTGGATGGAAAGCAAGTTCAGCTGGGCCCCACCGAGTTCAAGCTGCTCAAGTTCTTCATGAGTCACCAGGATCGGGTCTACAGTCGCACGCAATTGCTCGACCGCGTTTGGGGTGGCAACGTCTACGTGGAGGAGCGTACCGTCGACGTGCACATTCGGCGCCTGCGCAAGGCCTTGTCGGAGCACGGCTGTGACAGCTTCATTCAGACGGTGCGCGGCGCAGGCTACCGTTTCTCCGTGAAGACCGAGTAGCCCCCAGCGGCGCCACCCATGACGCCGGTGCGCTTCTGGATCCTCGCCACCCTACGCGTGCTCGCCGTGCTTGGCGTGCTCGCCCTGTTCGGCTCCCTTATCGGCTACCCGGTGACGTCTGTCATCGTAGGCATCGCCCTCTACACGAGCTGGCATCTGGTGCAGCTGAAGCGCCTCACGCGCTGGCTTCAGCGCCAACAGGCTGATCTCGAGGAAGTGCCGGACGCGGTCGGATTGTGGGGCGAGCTGGCGGCGCAGTTGCGTGGCCTGGTGTACCGCGATCGACGGCGCGAGCGACGCTTCGAGACGATGCTGCGCGAGTACCAGGAGTCCACGGCGGCGATGCCCGATGCGTCCGTGGTGCTCAACGAGAGTCGCGAGATTCTGTGGATGAACGAGGCGGCCTCCCGCCTGCTCGGCCTCGACGGTGAGCGGGACATCGGTCAGCGCGTTGACAACCTCATCAGGCGACCGGAGTTCGCCAGTTACCTCACCCAGGAAGATGTGCGCGAGCCCTTGGAGATCGCTTCGCCCATCAACAAGAAGACCAAGCTCGCCGTGCACATCGTGCCCTTCGGTACGGGGCGGCGCTTGCTCATGTTCCGTGACAACACCCGCCTGCATCAATTGGAGAAGGTGCGGCGGAAGTTCGTCGCCAACGCCTCCCACGAGCTGCGCAGCCCGCTTACCGTGATCACCGGTTACCTCGAGCAGATGAGCGACGATCCGGAGCAGTCCGCCGAGTGGGACGTGCCCCTGGGAGAGATGCAGCGCCAGGCCAGGCGCATGGCCGCGATCATCGACGACCTGCTCGAACTGTCCCGTCTGGAATCGTCGGCGCGACCCGCACGGCTCGAACCCGTCAACCTTGCCGCCATGCTGAGGGACGTCGTTTCCGAGGCGGCCTCGCACGCGGCGGAGCCCCCGAAGATCAAGCTCTCCCTGGAGTCGGATCAACGGATCCTCGGTGAAGAGCATGAGCTGCACAGCGTCTTTGCCAACCTCGTGATCAATGCCGTCAAGTACACCCCCAGCGATGGTCGGATCAACGTGCGTTGGCGAGTGGTCGACGGCGTTGGCGAACTCATCGTGGAAGACACGGGGATCGGTATCGCACCGGAACATGTCATCCGGCTTACAGAGCGCTTCTACCGGGTCGACAAGGGGCGCGCTCGACAGGCAGGGGGGACGGGGCTTGGCTTGGCGATCGCCAAGTACGCCCTGCAGCGCCACGATGCGACGCTCGAGGTGGAGAGCGCGCTCGGCGAGGGCTCGCGGTTTACCTGTCGCTTTCCGTCGCGGCGAGTGGGCCCCGCAGCGCCTTCCGAGGAGGCCTCACGGTCGGCCGTCGCCGCCGCTGACTGACGTCTTAGGGAACTCTTCCCGTTGCCACAAGTCCGTAACACTGTTCAACTTATTATTAGTCGGGACTTGAATTCTTCCTCACGATCGTTTGCACTCTTCAGGTGAGGTGACGAAGAAGCAACCCACCGGCGGCTGCCTTGGCGGCCCCGAATTGAAGGCAAAAGGGTGAAGCGTGGATCAGCAAGATCTAGGGCATCACATCTCGCGCCAGTTCGACGAAGACCTTTCTGCACTGCGGCATCGCGTGTTGCACATGGGAGGCATGGTCGAAGCTCAAGTTGAGCGTTCCCTGCGCGCGCTATCCGACGGCGACGAGCGTCTCGCGGCCGAGGTGTGCGCGGACGATCGCAAAATAAACCGCATGGAAGTGGTTTTGGACGAGGAATGCAGGCGCATTCTGGCCTTGCGCCAGCCCGCCGCCAGCGACCTCCGTCTGGTCGTCGCCACCCTCAAGACGGTGACCGATCTCGAGCGCATCGGCGACGAAGCGCAGAAGATCAGCGAAGCGGCGGCCCGCCTGAGCGAGATCGATCGCAACGGCCCGGTCTTCGATCGACTGCAGTCCCTCGGCCGCCAGGTCATGACCATGGTGTCGGGCGTTCTCGACGCGTTCGCCAGACTCGACGCGCGTCATGCGATCTCAATTGCGCGAATGGATAGTGCGATCGATGCGCAACACTTCACTATTCGAGAGGATGCGACGGCGGCGATGATGGAATTGCCCGCCGCCGTGCCGATGCACTTGGATGCCATTTGGGCGTCGCGCTCCCTAGAGCGCATCGGCGACCACGTCCACAACGTCTGCGAGCATGTGATCTTCATGGTGTACGGCCAGGACGTGCGCCATAGCGAGCTCGCCGACCTCGACCTGGCGCTCGCCGCCAGCGGCGCGGGCGACGATCCAAGCGTCGACGGCCCGCCCCAGGGTTCCCGACAGAGCCCTTTGCCCACCGCCTGAAACACAAGCTTTATCTGACCACTATAAACTTGCTCCGATTCGACCGGGCGGGGTCCGGTGCGTTGTGTCGTCGAGGAGCTGATGCTGCTTCAAGCCAGGCTGTTGATCGCGTCCGTCATGTTGGCGGCGCTGCCGCTCATGGTGGGCTGCGGCTCCGGGCAGGGCGTGCGGGAGCACATCCATATCGTGGGGTCCTCCACCGTCTATCCGTTCTCGACGGTGGTGGCGGAGCAGTTCGGCCAGAAGACGCCGTTCCCGACGCCGCTCATCGAGAGCACGGGCTCGGGCGGTGGTATCAAGCTGTTCTGCGCTGGACTCGGCTTTCAACACCCCGACGTGGTGAATTCCTCTCGTCGCATCAAAGCCTCCGAGGTGGCCGCGTGCGAGCGTCATGCCGTCGATGACATTGTCGAGGTGAACATAGGCTACGACGGGATCGTCATGGGCCTCTCCCGGGCCAATCCCCCGCCGGCCCTGACCCGCGCGCACATCTTTCTGGCGCTCGCCAAGCAGGTGCCCGACGGTGATGGGCTCATCGACAACCCTCATCGGTTCTGGAGCGACATCGATCCGGCCTTGCCGAACTGGGAGATCCAAGTATTCGGTCCGCCGCCGACCTCGGGCACGCGAGACGCCTTTGTCGAACTCGCGATGGAGGATGGCTGCAAGCACTCCGCTGGATGGATCGCAGCGCTTGCCCACACGGACGAGCGTCGCTTTCGTGTCCTCTGCCACGCGATGCGCGAAGACGGGCACTTCGTGGAAGCTGGCGAAAACGACAATTTGATCGTGAAGAAGCTGAACGCCAATCCGCAGGCGCTCGGTATCTTCGGCTTCAGCTCCCTCGACCAGAATCTCGATCAGGTGCAGGCGGCCCCGGTGGACGGGGTCACCCCCACCTTCGCCAACATCGCCAACCGCAGCTACCCCGTCTCCCGGCCGCTCTACTTCTACGTCAAGAAGCGCCACGTGCGCCTGGTGCCCGGCTTGCGCGAGTTCCTCGCCGAGTTCACCGGTGAGGATGCGAGTGGCGAGTTCGGCTATCTCTCCTATCGCGGGCTCATTCCCCTGGCCGATGGGCACCGCCGCGATGTGGCCCAGCGGGCCGCTGACCTGACACCGCTACGACTGCCCGAGTCGTGATGATTCTGTTCCTGCTCCTGGTCGGCTTAGGGATCGCTGCCTATCGGATAGGTTCGCAGCGTGCCGTGAGCGCTGTCGGCGGCCTCGATAAGGTCCGCCAGCTGCACTCTCGACCCGGCTACTACGGCGCCCTCACGGCCCTGTGGTGCGTGCTGCCGGCGCTGCTGGTGGCCGTTATCTGGACGACGCTACAGCCCGTGTTGCTGGACTCCCTGTTGATCGACAGCCTACCCGCCACCGCCCCCCAACTCAGTGCTGACGAGCGCAGCGCCCTCGCCGCCAACGTCCGCCAGCTGGCGCAGGGGCGGGAGGTCTTCGCCGAGGTGACACCGGCCATGGCGGCGGCGGCGGCCGACTATGCGAGTTGGCAACGCCTCGGACAGATCGCCTTGCTCGTCACCGTGCTCGGTCTGGCCACCTTCTTCGGTTGGCTCGTGGTGCAGCGGATCAACCCGCAGCTGCGCGCCCGTAACCGCGTCGAGCAAGTCGTGCAGGGCCTGCTCATCGCAAGCTCCTCGGTGGCGGTCTTCACCACCTTGGGGATCGTGCTGTCAGTCCTGCTCGAGGCCCTGCGTTTCTTCCAGGCCGTGCCCCTGACGGAGTTCTTGTTCGGTCTGGAATGGTGGCCGAGTCGGGAGGGCCAGGACGGTGAGTCGGGGTCCTTCGGGGCGATCCCGCTCTTTGCGGGCACCCTGCTGATTTCCATCATCGCTCTCGCCGTGGCGGTGCCCGTCGGCCTCATGTCCGCCATCTACCTCGCCGAGTACGCGACGCCCCGGATGCGGGCCGTGGCCAAACCTCTGCTCGAGATCCTCGCCGGCATCCCCACCGTGGTCTACGGCTTCTTTGCAGCCCTCACCGTGGCCCCCTTCATTCGCGACGTGGGCATGAGCGTCGGCTTGCCCGTCGCCTCGGAGAGCGCGCTGGCGGCGGGGCTCGTGATGGGCATCATGATCATTCCCTTCGTCTCCTCCCTCTCGGACGATGTGATCTCCGCCGTGCCCCAGGGCATGCGCGACGGCTCCCTCGGGCTCGGCGCCACGAGCTCCGAGACCGTCGTGCGCGTGGTGCTGCCCGCCGCCCTGCCAGGGGTGGTGGCCAGCGTGCTGCTGGCCGCCTCACGGGCGATCGGCGAGACCATGATCGTGGTAATGGCGGCTGGCCTGGTCGCAAACCTGTCAGCCAACCCCCTGGAAGCCGTCACCACCGTGACCGTGCAGATCGTCACCCTGCTGGTGGGGGATCAGGAGTTCGACAGCCCGAAGACCCTCGCCGCCTTCGCCCTCGGGCTCGTGCTGTTCATCGTCACCTTGCTGCTGAACGTGGTGGCCCTGCAGGTCGTGCGCCGATACCGGGAGCAGTATGAGTAGCTCCACCGTAGAGCCGACCGGCGTCACCGCCCGCCCGGCGGGCGGGATCGAGGGGCTGCTCGATCCGCAAGAAGCGGCGCGTCGTGTGCAGGCGCGGCTCGCCAAGCGTCATCGTGCAGAGAAGATGTTCCGCTTGGCTGGGGTAGCATCGCTAACGGTAGGGTTAGGCTTTCTGGTCATCTTGTTGAGCAGTGTCGTCTACCAGGGCTTGCCCGCGTTCACGCAGACCCACATGGCGCTCGATATCCGCTTCGATGCCGAATTACTGGCACCGGGCGGTGACGCCTCGGCCGATGCGCTGGCGCAGGCCGCTTACGGGCGCCTCGTCCGAGACGCCCTCGATCGTGTTTTCCCCGATGAGTCTCGTCGAGATCGGCGCAACCTCTATCGTCTGGTCTCGATGGGGGCCACCTACCGCGTACGCGACTACCTGCTGAGTCATCCGCAGGCGCTCGGCACTGAACGCCGCTTTTGGCTACCGGCGGACGAGGAGGTCGATCTGCTCGTCAAGGGCTACGTCGATCGCGACGATGCCGCCACGCCCAGCCGCCTGTCGACCAAGGAACTTGCCTGGGTGGACGAACTGCAGGCGCAGGGGCGCATCAAGCGACGCTTCAATCTGGCGCTGTTCAGCCGCGGGGATTCGCGCAACCCGGAACTCGCCGGAATCCTGGGGGCGACGGTGGGATCGGCGCTGACCCTGCTGGTGACCTTGCTGGTGTCGTTTCCGGTCGGCGTGGCCGCGGCGATCTACCTGGAGGAGTTCGCACCGAAGAACCGCATCACCGATGTCATCGAGGTGAACATCAACAACCTCGCGGCGGTGCCGTCGATCGTCTTCGGTCTCCTGGGCCTGGCGCTCTTCATCGATCTGTTCGGCCTACCGCGCTCCGCGCCCCTGGTCGGCGGCCTGGTGCTCTCCCTGATGACCTTGCCCACGATCATCATCTCCAGTCGCGCGGCCCTGAAGACCGTACCGCCCTCGATCCGAGATGCGGCGCTCGGCTTGGGCGCCTCGAGGACGCAGGTCGTCACCCACCACGTTCTGCCGTTGGCCATGCCCGGCATGCTCACGGGGACGATCATCGGCATGGCCCGCGCCCTCGGCGAGACAGCGCCACTGTTGATGATCGGCATGGTAGCGTTCGTGGTGGATGTGCCGGGCAGCCTGACCGATCCGTCGACGGTGCTGCCGGTACAGATATACCTCTGGGCCGACAGCCCGGAGCGGGCATTCGTCGAGCGAACCTCCGCCGCCATCATGGTATTGCTGGTCTTCTTGATCACGATGAACGGCCTGGCGGTGTACCTGCGCCGGCGCTTTGAGCGGAGCTGAATGATGCTGGACTCGGTTAACCAGGACGCACTGGAAACCGGTACGGTCGGTACGCCGACCCTGCGCGATCCCTGGATCTCCGCCAAGAACGTCAACGTGTGGTACGGCGATAAGCACGCGATCAAGAACGTGACCCTCGATATCGGGCGGCACCAGGTCATCGCCATGATCGGTCCCTCAGGCTGCGGCAAGTCGACCCTCCTGCGCTGCCTCAATCGCATGAACGACACGATTGAGGGGTGTCGCGTGGAGGGGGACATCCGCCTCGACGGCCACGATGTGTACGACAGGACGGTGGACCCGGTGGCCCTGCGGGCGCGGATCGGTATCGTCTTTCAAAAACCCAACCCCTTTCCTAAGTCCATCTACGAGAACGTCGCCTATGGGCCGCGGATCCACGGCCTTGCCAGCGGCCGGGCCGAACTCGACGAGATCGTGCACACCAGCCTCGAGAAGGCCGGCTTGCTGGACGAGGTGAAGGATCGGCTGGACTCACCGGGCACCGGGCTCTCCGGCGGCCAGCAGCAGCGCCTGTGCATCGCCCGCGCGATCGCCGTGAGCCCCGAGGTGATCTTGATGGACGAGCCGTGCTCCGCCCTCGACCCGATCGCCACCGCGCGGATCGAAGATCTGATGGACGAGCTACGCCAGAACTACACCATCGCCATCGTGACCCACTCGATGCAGCAGGCCGCCCGCGTGTCCCAGCGAACGGCCTACTTCCATTTAGGCCACCTGGTGGAGGTGGGGGAGACGGATCGGGTCTTTACCAATCCTCTGCACAAGCTAACCGAGGACTACATCACCGGCCGCTTCGGCTGAGCGTCAGCCGATCAGGGTCTCGATAAGATCCAGGTAGATGGCGGTGAGCCGACCGATGTCCTGCACGTCGATGTGCTCATCGATCTGGTGAATACTGGCGTTCACCGGCCCCAGCTCTACTACCTCGATGCCGGCAGGCGCGATGAAGCGTCCATCGGAGGTGCCGCCGCCCGTGTCCATCGTGGGCGCCGTGCCCGTGTGCCTGGGAAGCACCTCGCGCACCGCGTCCGCGAGCGCACCGGCCTTGCTCAGGAAGGGGGGCGACGGCGGGTCGTCCCACGTGAGCTCGACGCGGTCACCCAAGCCGTGGCGACCCAGCGTCTCCAGCACGCGCCGCTGCAGGGCATCGACCGTGGACTCGGTGCTGTGGCGGAAGTTGAACACCACATCCAGGTGGCCGGGGATGACGTTGCTGGCGCCCGTGCCAGCCTGCGCCTGTGCGATCTGAAAGCTGGTTGGCGGGAAGTACTCGTTGCCCTCGTCCCAGCGCGTGGCGACGAGTTCGGCCAACGCCGGTGCCGCCTCGTGGATAGGGTTGAGCGCCTTGTGGGGGTAGGCCACGTGACCTTGCTTGCCGATCACGCGCAGGCGTCCGGTCAGCGAGCCCCGCCGGCCCACACGCACGATGTCGCCCAGCGCGCCCTGGGAGGAGGGCTCGCCGATCACGCACCAATCGATGCGTTGGTCGCGCGCTTGCAAGGCCTCGATGACGCGGCGGGTGCCGTCGCGGGCCGGGCCTTCCTCGTCGCTGGTGAGCAGAATCGCCAGGCGGCCGCGGCCCGAGGTGCGGGCGATCCAGGCCTCGAAGGCTGTCACCATGGCGGCAACGCCGGACTTCATGTCGGCTGCGCCCCGTCCGTAGAGCTTGCCCTCGCGCACGGTCGGCTCGAAGGGCGGGCTGGTCCAGCGCTCCAGGGGGCCGGTGGGTACCACGTCCGTGTGGCCGGCAAAGCACAGGACGGGGGCATCCGCCGGCGTGTCCGCGCCGCCGGGGTGCAGGGCCCACAGGTTGCTGACCTCGCCGAAGGGCATGTCCTCGACCTCGAAGCCAAGGGCACGCAGGCGTTCGGCGATCGATGCCTGGCAGCCCGCGTCCTGCGGCGTGACCGACGCACGGGCGATGAGCTCGCAGGTAAGGGCGAAGGCCGCGTCTTGCAGGGCGGACGAACTGCTCATGTCGTGCGCAGCAGCTCGTTGAGGCCCACCTTGGCGCGGGTCTTCGCATCTACGCGCTTGACGATCACCGCGCAGGCGAGGGCATAGCGGCCATCCTCCGCGGGCAGGGACCCGGGCACCACCACCGCGCCGGGCGGCACTTCGCCGTAGCTCACCTCGTCGCGCTCGCGGTCGTAGATGCGGGTGCTCGCACCGATGAATACGCCCATGGCGATCACCGCCCCCTGGCGCACTCGCACGCCCTCGACGACCTCCGAGCGCGCGCCGATGAAGCAATCGTCCTCGATGATGGTCGGTGCCGCCTGCAGGGGTTCCAAGACACCGCCGATACCGGCGCCTCCTGACAGATGCACGTTGCGGCCGATCTGCGCGCAGGAACCGACCGTCGCCCAGGTGTCGATCATGGACCCTGCGCCCACGTAGGCGCCGAGGTTGACGTAGCTGGGCATGAGCACGACATCGGGCCCCACGTAGGCGCCGCGTCGCACTACGGCTTGCGGCACGACCCGTACCGCTTCCTGGCGAAAGCGGCCCTCGTCGTAGTCTTCGTACTTCAGGGGCACCTTGTCGTAGTAGCGACTCACACCATCGTCGCTCACCGCGTTGTCGCGCAGGCGGAAGGACAGCAACACCGCCTTCTTCAGCCATTCGTTAACCCGCCAACCCTCGTCCACCGGTTCGGCCACGCGCAGACTGCCCTCATCGAGCCCGTCGAATACCGATTCCACGGCTTCCACCAGGGCGGGATCTGCGTTGGCAGGCGTGATGTCCCCGCGCCGTTCAAAGGCATCTTCGATCAGCTGTCGCTGTGCTTCCATTAGCAGTTTTCCTAGGCTTTGAGTGTTCGTGATGCGGCGCCTCGCATCACGGTGTGACTGGAGCGAGGGCGTCGAGCAGAGCGCGCAAGCGCTGCAGCGCTTGCGTGCAAGCCTCCACGGTCGGGACCAGCGAAATGCGCACGCGATCTGCGCCTGGAATGCGGCCGGAGGAGTCGTCGCGACGCGCCATGTAGGCGCCCGGCAGGAGCTTGAGCGCCTGTCGCGCCCACGCCTCGCGCGCGAAGCGTTCCGCGTCGATCGGTGGCCGTGCCCAGAGGTAGAAGCTCGCCGGGGGAATCGCGGCATCGAAGGCGGCCGGCAGGTGGGCGCGGGCGAGGGCGAACTTCTCGCGGTAGGCGGCGCGGTTCTCGCGAACGTGCGCCTCGTCCCCCCAGGCGGCGATACTCGCGTGCTGGGTCGGCAGGGGCATGGCGCACCCGTGGTAGGTGCGATACCGGCGAAATGCGCTCATCAGGCGGGCGTCGCCGGCGACGAAACCGCTGCGCAGCCCCGGTAGGTTCGATCGCTTGGAGAGTGAATGGAAGACGGCGCAGCGGGCGAAGGTGTCCTCGCCAAGGCTGGTGGCCGCCGCCAACAGGCCCGCTGGGGGTGCCGACTCATCGAGGTAGAGCTCGCTGTAGCACTCATCGCTGAAGACGACGAAGTCGTGGCGGTGGGCGAGTTCGATCGCGTGCCTGAGGGTCGCTAGGTCGGCGACTGCCCCCGTGGGGTTGCCGGGCGTGCATAGCACCAACAACTGGCAGTCACGCCAGACGTGCTCCGGCACGCGGTCGAGATTCACCGCCCAACCGTCGTCTTCCTCGAGTGCGAGGTACCACGGACGAGCGCCCGCGAGCAGAGTCGCGCCCTCGTAGATTTGATAGCCAGGGTTGGGGACCACCACCGTGGGGTGCTTGCCAGCGCTGGAATCCAGCGTGGCGTGCAGGCAAGAGTAGAGACCCTCTCGGGTACCGCAGACGGGAAGCACATGTCGCTCAGGGTCCACCGCCGTCAGCTCGAATCGGGCTTGCAGCCATTGCGCGATGGCCTCACGCAGGGCCGGGAGGCCCGTGGTGGTCGGATACCGCGTCAGCTGGTGGAGATGGCGCTGCAGGCTCTGCACTACGAAGGTGGGGGCGGCGTGCTGGGGCTCGCCGAGGGCGAGCGAAATCGGCGCCAGCGCCGCGGGAGGTTCCACGCCTGCGAGGAGCTTCCCGAGGCGCTCGAAGGGGTAGTCGTGGAGCTGGCCAAGGCGGGGGTTCATCGACGCGTGGACGATGCCGCCGGCGGCGCCTGGCTCCTCAGGCACCCGTGCCCCGGGTGCGCTGCTGGGCGTCGTCGGGCTCATGCAGTGCGCTCAGCAGCAGCTCCTTGAGCTGCGCGCAGGCAGCGTCCGAGAGCGGCGCGCCCGACTCGTCCGTGAGGATGAACACGTCCTCGGCACGTTCGCCGATGGTGGAGATCTTGGCCGTGTGCAGCTGCACGCCCGCCTCGCGCAGGGCCGTGCCCGCATCGAAGAGCAGCCGGGGGCGATCCGGCGCGACGAGCTCCATCACCGTGTGCCCGGCGCGTGCGTCGGTGGCGAAGTCGATGC
Coding sequences within:
- a CDS encoding substrate-binding domain-containing protein, translated to MLAALPLMVGCGSGQGVREHIHIVGSSTVYPFSTVVAEQFGQKTPFPTPLIESTGSGGGIKLFCAGLGFQHPDVVNSSRRIKASEVAACERHAVDDIVEVNIGYDGIVMGLSRANPPPALTRAHIFLALAKQVPDGDGLIDNPHRFWSDIDPALPNWEIQVFGPPPTSGTRDAFVELAMEDGCKHSAGWIAALAHTDERRFRVLCHAMREDGHFVEAGENDNLIVKKLNANPQALGIFGFSSLDQNLDQVQAAPVDGVTPTFANIANRSYPVSRPLYFYVKKRHVRLVPGLREFLAEFTGEDASGEFGYLSYRGLIPLADGHRRDVAQRAADLTPLRLPES
- the pstC gene encoding phosphate ABC transporter permease subunit PstC; the protein is MILFLLLVGLGIAAYRIGSQRAVSAVGGLDKVRQLHSRPGYYGALTALWCVLPALLVAVIWTTLQPVLLDSLLIDSLPATAPQLSADERSALAANVRQLAQGREVFAEVTPAMAAAAADYASWQRLGQIALLVTVLGLATFFGWLVVQRINPQLRARNRVEQVVQGLLIASSSVAVFTTLGIVLSVLLEALRFFQAVPLTEFLFGLEWWPSREGQDGESGSFGAIPLFAGTLLISIIALAVAVPVGLMSAIYLAEYATPRMRAVAKPLLEILAGIPTVVYGFFAALTVAPFIRDVGMSVGLPVASESALAAGLVMGIMIIPFVSSLSDDVISAVPQGMRDGSLGLGATSSETVVRVVLPAALPGVVASVLLAASRAIGETMIVVMAAGLVANLSANPLEAVTTVTVQIVTLLVGDQEFDSPKTLAAFALGLVLFIVTLLLNVVALQVVRRYREQYE
- the pstA gene encoding phosphate ABC transporter permease PstA; the encoded protein is MSSSTVEPTGVTARPAGGIEGLLDPQEAARRVQARLAKRHRAEKMFRLAGVASLTVGLGFLVILLSSVVYQGLPAFTQTHMALDIRFDAELLAPGGDASADALAQAAYGRLVRDALDRVFPDESRRDRRNLYRLVSMGATYRVRDYLLSHPQALGTERRFWLPADEEVDLLVKGYVDRDDAATPSRLSTKELAWVDELQAQGRIKRRFNLALFSRGDSRNPELAGILGATVGSALTLLVTLLVSFPVGVAAAIYLEEFAPKNRITDVIEVNINNLAAVPSIVFGLLGLALFIDLFGLPRSAPLVGGLVLSLMTLPTIIISSRAALKTVPPSIRDAALGLGASRTQVVTHHVLPLAMPGMLTGTIIGMARALGETAPLLMIGMVAFVVDVPGSLTDPSTVLPVQIYLWADSPERAFVERTSAAIMVLLVFLITMNGLAVYLRRRFERS
- the pstB gene encoding phosphate ABC transporter ATP-binding protein PstB translates to MLDSVNQDALETGTVGTPTLRDPWISAKNVNVWYGDKHAIKNVTLDIGRHQVIAMIGPSGCGKSTLLRCLNRMNDTIEGCRVEGDIRLDGHDVYDRTVDPVALRARIGIVFQKPNPFPKSIYENVAYGPRIHGLASGRAELDEIVHTSLEKAGLLDEVKDRLDSPGTGLSGGQQQRLCIARAIAVSPEVILMDEPCSALDPIATARIEDLMDELRQNYTIAIVTHSMQQAARVSQRTAYFHLGHLVEVGETDRVFTNPLHKLTEDYITGRFG
- the dapE gene encoding succinyl-diaminopimelate desuccinylase, whose protein sequence is MSSSSALQDAAFALTCELIARASVTPQDAGCQASIAERLRALGFEVEDMPFGEVSNLWALHPGGADTPADAPVLCFAGHTDVVPTGPLERWTSPPFEPTVREGKLYGRGAADMKSGVAAMVTAFEAWIARTSGRGRLAILLTSDEEGPARDGTRRVIEALQARDQRIDWCVIGEPSSQGALGDIVRVGRRGSLTGRLRVIGKQGHVAYPHKALNPIHEAAPALAELVATRWDEGNEYFPPTSFQIAQAQAGTGASNVIPGHLDVVFNFRHSTESTVDALQRRVLETLGRHGLGDRVELTWDDPPSPPFLSKAGALADAVREVLPRHTGTAPTMDTGGGTSDGRFIAPAGIEVVELGPVNASIHQIDEHIDVQDIGRLTAIYLDLIETLIG